A single genomic interval of Terriglobus albidus harbors:
- a CDS encoding PP2C family protein-serine/threonine phosphatase has protein sequence MRRALFSLLLVSLLLCLTPGLHAQTFNLQTGREPVASLDGLWRFHTGDNPGWADPGFDDSQWPLLRSDEEWGQQGYKNYGGFAWYRFTVAVPDGSRNWSIYLGPMETGYQLFVDGRLAGSFGPIQSSRNYAISSRVFDLSPAAASGPRTFHIAIRAWHAPNWAGFARGGFYGGNYFGDSRFIAQRAATDRSLQWNGFGNEYTYAVLSTLVGLVVLVLFFIRRQEREYLWFALLLLANAIDIGLGIGRLLALIPLPVFDLVDGLVQAAALFAALAFFSVVLHASRSRSWWLIVALLFISPPTVVFLYVFNITPVAIAGLLGTLALLPAIVWILVTLVKRSLQRDRDALILLAPTLLWQGFPLIDNILLVTWQLGWQRWTAHWVFPLLTKPFVLMPGPAVGTIYIFALLLFLIRRFSLARQEETRLASELESAHSIQRTLVPPISASCSGYDLNGLSLPSEEVGGDLVDVVVLPNQSILAYVADVSGHGLPASILMGMIKTAVRTILLESWDDSAFLLAGLCDRLNRALPAVKAPHMYATLSAIYLAPDGRVRYTLAGHPSILHYRASSRTVQEITCHQLPVGLLPVDAYISHSLQMEEGDLLAIATDGILEAANTQQEEFGSDRIAALLTEMPGQNLAGIRDSIVSAAKAFGKQADDQTILLIRRVE, from the coding sequence ATGAGACGCGCGCTGTTCTCTTTGCTGCTGGTGTCGCTCTTACTCTGCCTAACCCCTGGTCTCCATGCCCAGACCTTCAACCTGCAAACCGGACGCGAACCCGTTGCTTCCCTCGATGGCCTCTGGCGTTTTCACACCGGCGACAATCCCGGATGGGCCGACCCTGGTTTCGACGATTCGCAATGGCCTCTGCTCCGCTCCGATGAAGAGTGGGGCCAACAGGGTTATAAGAACTATGGCGGATTCGCGTGGTATCGCTTCACCGTCGCGGTGCCCGATGGCAGCAGGAACTGGTCCATCTATTTAGGACCGATGGAAACCGGCTATCAGCTTTTCGTTGACGGACGTCTCGCCGGTTCTTTCGGCCCGATCCAAAGTTCCCGAAACTACGCCATCTCAAGCCGCGTCTTCGACCTATCCCCCGCCGCCGCCTCCGGCCCGCGTACATTTCACATTGCCATCCGCGCCTGGCACGCTCCTAATTGGGCGGGGTTTGCACGGGGAGGGTTTTACGGCGGCAATTATTTCGGAGACTCCCGATTCATCGCGCAACGTGCGGCGACGGACCGATCGCTTCAGTGGAACGGGTTCGGCAATGAATATACCTATGCCGTGCTCAGCACGCTCGTCGGCCTCGTCGTGCTCGTCCTGTTTTTCATCCGTCGCCAGGAACGGGAATATCTGTGGTTCGCGCTGCTTCTACTGGCGAACGCGATCGACATTGGATTAGGCATTGGCCGGCTGCTTGCTCTGATCCCATTGCCGGTCTTCGATTTGGTCGATGGCCTCGTGCAAGCGGCTGCTCTCTTTGCCGCCCTGGCATTTTTCTCCGTCGTGCTGCACGCCTCGCGTTCCAGATCCTGGTGGCTCATCGTTGCCCTGTTGTTCATCAGCCCGCCAACGGTCGTCTTTCTTTACGTCTTCAATATCACCCCCGTGGCAATCGCCGGGCTGCTTGGCACGCTGGCGTTGCTCCCTGCCATCGTATGGATTCTCGTAACCCTGGTTAAGCGTTCACTCCAACGCGATCGCGACGCGCTCATCCTGCTTGCTCCTACCCTTCTCTGGCAGGGATTTCCCTTAATCGACAACATCCTCCTGGTCACGTGGCAACTGGGCTGGCAGCGTTGGACGGCGCACTGGGTTTTCCCATTGCTCACCAAACCGTTCGTGCTGATGCCTGGTCCGGCCGTCGGCACAATCTATATCTTTGCCCTGCTTCTATTCCTGATTCGGCGCTTCTCCCTCGCCCGGCAGGAGGAAACGCGCCTTGCAAGTGAACTCGAGTCTGCCCACAGCATTCAGCGCACGCTCGTGCCACCCATCTCTGCCTCATGCAGCGGCTATGACCTGAATGGCCTCTCGCTGCCCAGCGAAGAAGTGGGCGGCGATCTGGTGGACGTCGTCGTGCTCCCCAATCAATCCATCCTTGCCTACGTCGCTGATGTTTCCGGCCACGGGCTCCCGGCCAGCATCCTGATGGGCATGATCAAGACCGCGGTCCGCACCATCCTGCTCGAATCCTGGGATGACTCCGCCTTCCTCCTCGCCGGTCTCTGCGACCGTCTCAACCGCGCACTTCCTGCGGTGAAGGCGCCGCACATGTACGCGACCCTCTCCGCGATCTATCTTGCACCCGATGGCCGCGTCCGGTACACGCTCGCGGGACACCCATCGATCCTCCACTACCGGGCATCCAGCCGGACCGTGCAAGAGATCACCTGCCATCAGCTCCCCGTCGGCCTGCTTCCGGTGGACGCATATATCTCCCACTCCCTGCAAATGGAAGAAGGCGATCTTCTCGCCATTGCCACCGACGGCATTCTTGAAGCGGCCAACACTCAGCAAGAAGAGTTCGGAAGCGACCGCATCGCGGCGCTCCTCACAGAGATGCCCGGTCAGAACCTCGCAGGCATTCGCGACAGCATCGTCTCCGCCGCAAAGGCCTTTGGCAAACAAGCCGACGATCAGACGATCCTGCTCATCCGCCGCGTTGAATAA
- a CDS encoding FtsX-like permease family protein, with translation MDASACCSQGFYGTISYVVNEQRREIAIRLAWGVQRGNILRIVLRRGAGLTAAGTGLGVVGALIVSHLMSRSALRRVAIMTAARTVQNALAIQIKTAKPPAV, from the coding sequence TTGGATGCCTCTGCTTGCTGCTCGCAGGGCTTCTACGGGACGATTTCGTATGTCGTGAATGAACAGAGACGAGAGATCGCCATTCGCCTCGCATGGGGAGTTCAAAGAGGCAACATCCTCAGGATTGTCTTGCGCCGGGGCGCCGGCCTGACTGCCGCCGGTACTGGACTGGGTGTAGTTGGCGCGCTCATCGTCTCTCACCTCATGTCCCGGTCTGCTCTACGGCGTGTCGCCATCATGACGGCTGCCAGAACAGTGCAAAATGCACTTGCCATCCAAATTAAGACTGCAAAACCTCCAGCGGTATAA
- a CDS encoding TonB-dependent receptor — protein sequence MCTRLAFLATILCFAMACPLWCQSFDTGILGTATDSSGAVLPGATITITSPATGTRKAIVTGSEGQYAVRYLAPGTYDVAIEAQGFARQKKTGIVLTLNQQEKIDFTLSAGASDQTVQVEASQPLLQSENASLGAVIDTERTQNLPLNGRKFDDLAVLTPGVSVYNPDLHSSSTDGSAISSNGGRSTWGQINVDGITMVNNRHAYVNLYPSIDAIEEFTVQTGNYSAEYGGSAGSNVNIQLKSGTNKFHGSAFEFIRNDAVDARNYFRPAPLSKNVLKQNQFGATVGGPIIKDNTFFFLSYESLRSIEEFPSTANVLTPAQRKGDFSASSTPIINPFTGNPYPNNQIPVNAVAQNIINTYMPLPNSSGSTNYAGVNSGRLSVNQGIVRLDHKFSDRDQVFLHYIYAIRDFPVTDVNPNFHFTGTYPIHNVALQYLHIFSPKLLNELRAGTNLEHVKQSSTRTGTGFTVESLGINGFKVGGPNGRPLNPNEEGFPILNIAGYLGMGDDLAASNLDYSRTYQLADNLTWTHGKHTLIFGTDIRYVLDDATTNNTPFGEMDFTGDITGDPAADFMLGFPRTSLTPEGVPITKARQWRSAYYVQDNWRVNSKLTVNLGIRYDLFAPPVDVNNVSRTLDFSGAVPVFTPAPGQRLNNIWSITHKDFGPRLGFAYSVTPTMVVRGGYGIFYYGGQFDNINILQLNPPTAGSLTITNPSSNPVATIQNPVPASLYPANPYFNAVTLPADRRRPDLYLQTYNLTVSKQFGSNVLDVSYVGVNGSHIDSSIKNFNSPAPGDLVNPVQGRRPYNTFARIRYQDFDGASNYNGLQMHFEHRFTKGLSFTAAYTLSHELDNQAFDTNGGGCGCQNPRNPHEWASGTTDQRHNLSMGYVWKLPAFNKSDAMAAKLLADGWALNGLVQLASGNPYDVLQSSDGQNTDNQWQRPDRVPGSTLSVAHRSIDNWFNTDAFTLSTLHYGTSTRNPLVSPATDVVNLAVMKNVAMPFNEAHQLQIRFEAFNAFNTPQWSTPDSNLGDGTFGQITSTRLNNRELQLAIKYLF from the coding sequence ATGTGTACCCGTCTCGCTTTTCTGGCGACAATACTGTGTTTTGCAATGGCCTGTCCGCTTTGGTGTCAATCCTTTGACACCGGCATTCTGGGAACGGCCACGGATAGTTCAGGTGCAGTCTTGCCTGGCGCGACAATCACGATCACGTCTCCTGCGACAGGCACCCGAAAGGCCATCGTCACGGGCAGCGAAGGCCAGTACGCTGTCCGCTATCTTGCTCCGGGAACCTATGATGTTGCGATTGAAGCCCAGGGATTCGCAAGGCAGAAAAAGACTGGGATCGTCCTGACTCTCAATCAACAGGAAAAGATCGACTTTACGTTAAGTGCCGGTGCATCGGACCAGACTGTGCAGGTCGAAGCCAGTCAGCCTTTATTGCAGAGCGAGAATGCCTCGCTGGGCGCAGTGATCGATACAGAACGAACCCAGAATCTTCCGTTGAATGGAAGGAAGTTCGATGATCTCGCCGTGTTGACCCCGGGTGTCAGTGTCTACAATCCCGATCTTCATTCATCGAGCACCGACGGTTCCGCCATATCTTCCAATGGCGGCCGCTCGACCTGGGGGCAGATCAACGTCGATGGCATCACGATGGTGAACAATCGGCATGCGTATGTGAATCTCTATCCTTCCATCGACGCAATCGAAGAGTTCACCGTGCAAACCGGCAACTACTCCGCGGAGTACGGTGGAAGTGCCGGCTCGAATGTAAATATCCAGTTGAAGTCGGGAACGAATAAATTCCACGGCAGCGCATTCGAATTCATTCGTAATGATGCAGTCGATGCGCGTAACTACTTCCGCCCCGCTCCGCTTTCGAAAAATGTATTGAAGCAGAATCAATTTGGAGCAACAGTTGGTGGTCCGATCATCAAGGACAATACCTTTTTCTTTCTCAGTTATGAAAGCCTTCGCTCCATTGAGGAGTTTCCATCGACGGCGAATGTTCTGACGCCGGCGCAGCGCAAAGGCGATTTTTCCGCCTCATCGACTCCCATCATTAACCCGTTTACCGGTAACCCATACCCAAACAACCAGATTCCAGTGAATGCCGTAGCCCAGAACATCATCAATACGTATATGCCCCTGCCAAACAGCAGTGGCAGTACGAACTATGCTGGGGTCAACTCTGGCCGGTTGAGTGTAAACCAGGGTATCGTTCGGCTCGATCACAAGTTCAGCGACCGCGACCAGGTATTCCTCCATTACATCTATGCCATCCGCGACTTTCCGGTGACTGATGTGAATCCTAACTTTCACTTCACCGGTACATATCCAATCCACAACGTTGCGCTGCAATATCTCCATATCTTCTCGCCGAAGCTGCTCAACGAGCTTCGCGCCGGCACGAACCTCGAACACGTGAAGCAGTCGAGTACGCGGACTGGCACGGGTTTTACAGTTGAATCTCTAGGGATCAATGGGTTCAAAGTCGGCGGTCCGAATGGCCGGCCTCTGAATCCCAATGAAGAAGGCTTCCCCATCCTCAATATCGCTGGATATCTGGGCATGGGTGACGACCTCGCAGCATCGAATCTTGATTACAGCCGGACCTATCAGCTTGCCGACAATCTGACGTGGACCCATGGCAAACACACACTGATCTTCGGCACCGACATCCGCTATGTGCTCGACGACGCGACGACGAACAACACGCCCTTTGGAGAGATGGACTTCACCGGAGATATCACCGGGGATCCCGCTGCGGACTTCATGCTCGGTTTCCCACGCACCAGCCTTACTCCTGAAGGTGTTCCGATCACAAAGGCCCGGCAATGGCGCTCGGCTTACTACGTGCAGGACAACTGGCGTGTGAACTCAAAACTGACGGTCAATCTTGGCATTCGTTATGACCTGTTCGCTCCGCCGGTTGATGTGAACAACGTCAGCCGTACGCTCGACTTCAGTGGCGCTGTGCCGGTATTCACGCCGGCTCCGGGCCAACGGTTGAACAACATCTGGTCGATCACCCATAAAGACTTCGGGCCGCGATTGGGCTTTGCCTACAGTGTGACACCTACGATGGTGGTTCGCGGTGGATACGGAATCTTCTACTATGGCGGACAGTTCGACAATATCAACATCCTGCAGCTGAATCCTCCAACGGCAGGCAGTCTCACCATAACCAATCCCAGCAGCAATCCGGTTGCGACGATTCAGAACCCCGTGCCGGCCTCGCTCTATCCCGCGAATCCTTATTTCAATGCCGTAACTCTTCCTGCGGATCGTAGGCGCCCGGACCTCTATCTGCAAACCTACAATCTGACTGTTTCAAAACAGTTCGGATCCAATGTGCTGGACGTAAGCTACGTCGGTGTGAATGGCAGCCATATCGACAGCAGTATCAAGAATTTCAACTCGCCTGCGCCGGGCGACCTGGTCAATCCGGTCCAGGGGCGACGGCCCTACAATACCTTCGCTCGGATCCGCTATCAGGATTTCGATGGAGCATCGAACTACAACGGTTTGCAGATGCACTTCGAGCATCGGTTCACCAAAGGGCTGAGCTTTACGGCTGCGTACACGTTGTCTCATGAGCTGGATAACCAGGCCTTTGATACGAATGGCGGCGGCTGCGGGTGTCAGAACCCTCGCAACCCGCATGAGTGGGCAAGCGGAACGACTGACCAAAGGCACAACCTATCCATGGGCTACGTGTGGAAGCTTCCTGCTTTCAACAAGAGCGATGCGATGGCCGCAAAGTTGTTGGCCGACGGCTGGGCATTGAACGGACTGGTACAGCTTGCGAGCGGAAATCCTTACGATGTCCTGCAGAGCAGTGACGGACAGAATACGGATAACCAGTGGCAACGTCCCGACAGGGTTCCTGGTTCGACTTTGTCGGTGGCACATCGCTCCATTGACAACTGGTTCAATACGGATGCGTTTACGCTCAGCACGCTGCACTATGGGACGTCGACGCGGAATCCTCTTGTGTCGCCTGCAACCGACGTAGTAAACCTCGCCGTGATGAAGAACGTTGCAATGCCTTTCAACGAGGCCCATCAACTTCAGATCCGCTTCGAAGCATTCAACGCCTTCAACACTCCGCAGTGGTCGACACCGGATTCCAACCTGGGAGATGGTACGTTCGGCCAGATCACCTCAACCCGTTTGAACAACCGCGAGCTACAGCTGGCAATCAAGTACCTGTTCTGA
- the dgoD gene encoding galactonate dehydratase, with amino-acid sequence MAFSLRKTPIDAETLHYTYRKNAPAFPGITPRESPMAQSRRTWMKTAAMGLGGLLASERNLAAQPVNHASALADPRDEIKITGLEIIPVNSLRSIFIKMHTDAGITGIGEGTVEGRIPTVVAAIKEIEPYLIGKDARRPAHHWQAIYRHAFYRGDIVLTSALGAVDIAMWDIKGKALGVPIYDLLGGPTRDRIKCYGQAESVEETRTHVLAQGYRSMKTSVSSTRGRLSRSSESPYYIDGFVEKVKAIRELVGPDFDLGIEMHGEHEPPAAMEIIKALEPFRPWFYEEPIQFQNLPLMAEMAKKTVFPFATGERMVTKWQFRDLLTAGAAQLLQPDVTHVGGITELKAVATLAEAFYADMLPHSKEGVVGFAASMHVAASIPNFLAHEVPSLQAVKGGPPNVQRSPMGKSYIKKPFVMTEGNIVLKGNLDGPGLGIELDDNLIDNERGIPEWKFPEMWDATDGSVRDH; translated from the coding sequence GTGGCGTTTTCATTGCGGAAAACGCCCATAGATGCGGAAACCCTACACTACACTTACAGGAAAAATGCTCCAGCGTTTCCTGGAATCACACCGAGGGAATCGCCGATGGCCCAGTCACGCCGCACCTGGATGAAAACCGCCGCCATGGGCTTGGGCGGCCTGCTCGCGAGCGAGCGCAACCTTGCCGCGCAGCCGGTGAACCACGCCTCCGCTTTGGCCGACCCGCGCGACGAGATCAAGATAACCGGACTCGAGATCATCCCGGTCAACTCGCTGCGCAGCATCTTTATCAAGATGCACACCGATGCCGGTATCACCGGTATCGGCGAGGGCACTGTGGAGGGACGCATCCCCACGGTGGTCGCCGCCATCAAGGAGATCGAGCCCTACCTCATCGGCAAGGACGCACGCCGGCCGGCACACCACTGGCAGGCGATCTACCGGCACGCGTTCTATCGCGGCGATATTGTCCTCACCTCCGCGCTGGGCGCGGTCGATATCGCGATGTGGGACATCAAGGGCAAGGCTCTGGGAGTTCCAATCTATGACCTTCTGGGTGGCCCCACGCGGGATCGCATCAAATGCTACGGCCAGGCCGAGAGTGTCGAAGAAACCCGAACCCACGTGCTCGCCCAGGGCTACCGGTCGATGAAGACCAGCGTCTCGTCCACACGAGGCCGGCTGTCACGCTCGTCTGAGAGCCCGTACTACATCGACGGCTTTGTCGAAAAGGTAAAGGCGATCCGCGAGCTCGTCGGTCCCGACTTCGACCTGGGCATCGAGATGCATGGCGAGCATGAGCCGCCCGCCGCGATGGAGATCATCAAGGCGCTCGAGCCCTTCCGCCCCTGGTTCTATGAGGAGCCGATCCAGTTCCAGAACCTGCCTTTGATGGCGGAGATGGCGAAGAAGACAGTGTTCCCCTTCGCCACGGGCGAGCGCATGGTGACGAAGTGGCAGTTCCGTGACCTGCTGACGGCCGGCGCGGCGCAACTGCTGCAGCCGGACGTTACGCATGTGGGCGGCATCACCGAGCTGAAGGCGGTTGCCACGCTCGCGGAGGCCTTTTATGCCGATATGCTGCCGCACTCGAAGGAAGGTGTGGTGGGCTTTGCCGCCTCAATGCATGTGGCGGCGTCGATCCCGAACTTCCTCGCACATGAGGTGCCGTCGCTGCAGGCGGTGAAGGGAGGGCCGCCCAATGTGCAGCGCAGCCCGATGGGGAAGAGCTACATCAAAAAGCCATTCGTGATGACCGAGGGCAATATTGTCCTGAAGGGCAATCTGGACGGGCCAGGGCTCGGCATCGAGCTGGATGACAACCTCATCGACAATGAGCGCGGCATCCCGGAATGGAAGTTCCCGGAGATGTGGGATGCGACAGACGGCTCCGTACGCGACCATTGA
- a CDS encoding SDR family oxidoreductase codes for MSNGELFDLKGKVAVVTGGNGGLGRGIALGLARAGAAVAVLGRTEAKNNAVLQELREAGVPCTAVALDLTRRDDLAPAFEAVEAKLGAVDILVNNAGNVSLSGGIMNEADADWDNVIATHLHATFLLSKIAARGMLSRRAGKIINIGSMYSFFGSGLIPSYSAAKGAIIQLTKSMAIEFAPGNVQVNAIAPGWFETEMTAPVKTMPAMHNEIMLRTPAGRWGQAEELAGAAVFLASRASDFVTGTTVVVDGGYSIR; via the coding sequence ATGTCGAATGGCGAGCTGTTTGATTTAAAGGGCAAAGTCGCTGTCGTTACCGGCGGTAACGGTGGTCTCGGTCGCGGAATCGCTTTGGGACTAGCCAGGGCGGGTGCCGCTGTTGCAGTGCTGGGCAGAACCGAAGCCAAGAACAACGCCGTGCTGCAAGAGCTTCGAGAAGCTGGCGTTCCTTGTACGGCCGTGGCACTCGATCTTACCCGGCGGGACGATCTTGCCCCAGCCTTCGAAGCCGTGGAAGCGAAACTGGGGGCTGTCGACATTCTCGTCAACAACGCCGGGAATGTCTCTCTGAGCGGCGGCATCATGAACGAAGCAGATGCCGACTGGGACAACGTAATCGCAACTCATCTGCATGCAACGTTTCTTCTATCCAAGATCGCTGCCAGGGGGATGCTCAGTCGCAGGGCGGGCAAGATCATCAATATCGGAAGCATGTACTCGTTTTTCGGGTCGGGGCTTATCCCTTCATATAGCGCCGCGAAGGGAGCGATTATCCAACTCACGAAGTCGATGGCGATCGAGTTTGCTCCGGGGAACGTTCAAGTGAACGCGATCGCACCGGGATGGTTCGAGACGGAGATGACTGCTCCGGTGAAAACGATGCCCGCGATGCATAATGAAATCATGCTGCGGACTCCCGCGGGGCGGTGGGGGCAGGCGGAAGAGCTTGCTGGGGCTGCGGTGTTCTTAGCGTCGCGAGCATCCGATTTCGTCACGGGGACCACGGTGGTCGTCGATGGTGGCTACTCGATCCGCTGA
- a CDS encoding biopolymer transporter Tol gives MRKHAYCAAFALLIGPLSLLSTAQQPQAPDWALPGSPTHKQVPPPSDFHRSSRIDNMPIGIFDGQADVGGALVEGSGRYDKSIGQYTVTSAGYNIWYQRDEFHFLFKRMSGDVSLAANTSFPKTGGYGDRKVVLVVRQTLEDDSKEAMVGMHGTGMIHLADRPEKGAQMSDMEYRFGGTLNGVIAQRIGIRKKGDEITIYASIKGEPMHPLGPPLTMHFDAPFYVGIGFCSHLPTTPDTGVFSHVVLLNKASKVE, from the coding sequence ATGAGAAAGCATGCTTATTGCGCTGCATTTGCATTACTCATAGGACCACTCAGCCTTCTGTCGACAGCACAGCAACCGCAGGCGCCGGACTGGGCGCTGCCCGGCTCGCCGACGCATAAGCAGGTGCCTCCACCTTCCGATTTCCACCGATCCAGCCGGATCGACAATATGCCCATCGGCATCTTCGATGGGCAGGCGGACGTGGGTGGCGCGCTTGTGGAAGGCAGCGGCAGATACGACAAGTCCATCGGGCAATATACGGTGACCTCGGCCGGATACAACATTTGGTACCAGCGGGACGAGTTCCATTTTCTCTTCAAGAGGATGTCCGGCGATGTCTCTCTTGCGGCGAATACCAGTTTTCCGAAGACTGGCGGTTACGGCGATCGCAAGGTCGTGCTGGTAGTCCGGCAGACACTTGAGGACGACTCGAAGGAAGCCATGGTCGGTATGCACGGCACTGGCATGATTCACTTAGCCGATCGTCCGGAAAAAGGCGCGCAGATGAGCGACATGGAATATCGTTTTGGCGGCACCCTCAACGGAGTGATTGCTCAGCGGATCGGGATCAGGAAGAAGGGTGATGAGATCACGATTTACGCGTCGATTAAGGGTGAACCGATGCACCCGCTTGGGCCTCCGCTGACAATGCACTTCGACGCACCGTTTTATGTGGGCATTGGTTTCTGTTCGCATCTCCCAACCACGCCCGACACGGGAGTCTTCTCTCACGTGGTGCTGCTGAATAAAGCAAGCAAGGTCGAGTAG
- a CDS encoding carboxypeptidase regulatory-like domain-containing protein, which produces MTGKKIIWATIVVLAAVVIALLLRAHWLRSISVHRSITIEGAVIQRDADTEKELPIAGVAITASDGVKSATTQSEASGYFKIVLQKGVLSGKPVTVSFRHASYEPLDLNVQTGRLETQNELYIASMIPVPAKIAAGPRRPEKVVSNIRVRYTTNSRTETNVGSAVKTFQVINKGNVPCENQSPCSPDGKWKASWGSASLDAGADNTFENVRASCIAGPCPFTRIDTSGFIHGGRNIRVAALNWSDTATFLMEAEVYRTTISSNVRELYPVIFGRTLNFTLPPTQEGVSLQGEIDGSPMVFPLGPHLNLSWAVCNVRTGPEKEKTAVYRCELKPDYRF; this is translated from the coding sequence ATGACGGGAAAGAAGATTATCTGGGCGACGATCGTAGTTCTGGCAGCCGTGGTCATTGCGCTGTTGCTGCGCGCGCACTGGCTAAGATCAATCTCAGTGCATCGATCGATCACAATTGAAGGCGCAGTAATCCAGCGCGATGCTGACACGGAGAAGGAACTGCCAATCGCAGGTGTTGCGATCACCGCATCGGATGGCGTGAAGAGTGCCACGACTCAGTCCGAAGCTTCGGGATATTTCAAGATTGTCCTGCAAAAAGGAGTGCTGTCCGGAAAGCCTGTCACGGTCAGTTTCCGGCATGCATCCTATGAACCGCTTGACTTAAATGTGCAAACTGGAAGATTGGAGACCCAGAACGAGCTATACATTGCGTCAATGATCCCGGTTCCTGCGAAGATCGCAGCCGGGCCCAGACGCCCGGAAAAGGTGGTTTCCAACATCCGGGTGAGATATACGACGAACTCCAGGACCGAGACGAATGTGGGTAGCGCGGTCAAGACCTTTCAGGTCATCAATAAAGGAAATGTCCCCTGCGAAAATCAGTCTCCTTGTTCCCCGGACGGGAAGTGGAAGGCATCCTGGGGATCTGCGTCGCTGGATGCTGGAGCGGACAATACGTTCGAGAATGTCAGAGCCTCCTGCATTGCAGGGCCGTGCCCGTTTACCCGGATCGACACAAGTGGATTTATTCATGGCGGCCGCAACATCCGGGTTGCAGCTCTGAACTGGTCGGACACAGCCACCTTCCTGATGGAGGCTGAGGTCTATCGCACGACAATCAGTTCCAACGTCCGTGAACTGTACCCTGTCATCTTCGGTCGGACGCTCAACTTTACCCTGCCACCTACTCAGGAAGGCGTGAGCCTTCAGGGTGAGATCGATGGCTCTCCCATGGTATTCCCGCTGGGTCCGCACCTGAACTTGAGTTGGGCCGTCTGTAATGTTCGGACCGGACCGGAGAAAGAGAAGACTGCGGTCTACCGCTGTGAACTTAAGCCGGATTACCGGTTCTGA
- a CDS encoding glucoamylase family protein, translating into MSIDESEDGIDGNNEAQIRKVTDQSENRTSRRQLLRQIAGISLGLPLTQLEALPVWAPVSAQRQADRERREPTPVPAQTAFSQEDEQFLDDLEHQTFLYFWEQANPQTGLIKDRCNVRAADTSIVASVASTGFGLTAICIAEKRGFISHQDARLRVITTLDFLWKKLPTHRGFFYHFANMNTGERIWDSEVSSVDTAILLCGILTCRQYFRDRDIVQLARAIFDRVDWTWLSEDITLLPMGWTPEFGFLPSKWDYYSELMMIYLLGMGSSTHPLRPEAWLAWKRTTFEYDGLRYIGSFAPLFVHQYSQAWFDFRHKRDKYADYFQNSAIATEVHRRFCVELGRTFPDYSDDLWGITASDSDKGYVIWGGPPAMGPIDGTVVPAATGGSLPFLSDATIRVLKNIKNRFPQTWSRYGFIDAFNPLKKWYDTDIVGIDAGITMLMAENARTGFVWEVFMKNPEAQRGMAIAGFKSYSSASPSS; encoded by the coding sequence ATGAGCATAGATGAAAGCGAAGACGGAATCGACGGGAACAACGAGGCGCAAATTCGCAAAGTAACCGACCAGAGTGAGAATCGCACTTCCCGCCGCCAACTGCTGCGCCAGATTGCCGGCATCTCCCTTGGTCTGCCGCTCACCCAATTGGAAGCCCTTCCTGTGTGGGCGCCGGTCTCCGCGCAGCGACAGGCTGACAGAGAGCGCAGAGAGCCAACACCTGTGCCAGCGCAGACCGCCTTTTCACAAGAAGATGAGCAATTTCTGGACGATCTTGAGCATCAGACTTTCCTCTACTTCTGGGAGCAAGCCAACCCGCAGACCGGACTGATTAAAGATCGCTGCAACGTGCGCGCAGCGGACACAAGTATTGTCGCAAGCGTTGCGTCCACCGGCTTCGGACTGACTGCAATCTGCATTGCAGAAAAACGCGGCTTCATCTCCCACCAGGACGCACGCCTGCGCGTTATTACGACACTCGATTTTCTTTGGAAGAAACTGCCGACGCATCGCGGGTTCTTCTATCACTTTGCCAATATGAATACGGGCGAGAGAATATGGGACTCGGAAGTCTCTTCTGTCGATACGGCAATCTTGCTCTGCGGCATTCTTACCTGCCGCCAGTATTTTCGAGATCGCGACATCGTTCAACTTGCTCGTGCAATTTTTGACCGGGTTGACTGGACCTGGTTATCGGAAGACATCACATTGCTGCCTATGGGATGGACGCCCGAGTTCGGCTTCCTGCCTTCCAAGTGGGATTACTACAGCGAATTGATGATGATCTATCTGCTCGGAATGGGTTCTTCTACGCATCCCCTGCGTCCTGAGGCGTGGCTGGCGTGGAAGCGCACAACGTTCGAGTATGACGGATTGCGCTACATCGGCTCATTTGCTCCGCTCTTTGTACATCAGTACTCTCAGGCCTGGTTCGACTTCCGGCACAAACGCGACAAATACGCAGATTATTTTCAGAACTCAGCCATCGCCACGGAGGTACACCGCCGCTTCTGCGTGGAACTGGGCAGGACCTTTCCCGACTACAGCGATGATCTCTGGGGCATTACTGCCTCGGACTCCGACAAAGGCTACGTGATCTGGGGTGGCCCTCCGGCTATGGGTCCCATTGATGGAACCGTAGTCCCCGCTGCCACTGGAGGCTCATTGCCCTTTCTGTCTGACGCTACGATACGCGTCCTCAAAAACATCAAGAATCGGTTCCCGCAGACCTGGAGCCGCTACGGCTTCATCGATGCCTTCAATCCATTGAAAAAGTGGTACGACACTGACATCGTCGGCATCGACGCCGGGATCACAATGCTCATGGCGGAAAATGCACGTACCGGCTTCGTATGGGAAGTCTTCATGAAGAACCCGGAAGCACAACGTGGAATGGCGATTGCAGGTTTTAAAAGCTACAGCTCAGCTAGCCCATCCAGTTAA